A DNA window from Daucus carota subsp. sativus chromosome 3, DH1 v3.0, whole genome shotgun sequence contains the following coding sequences:
- the LOC108213169 gene encoding uncharacterized protein LOC108213169 isoform X1: MHKVETWERMVSSVTQYLQSLHLIGMAFDQLETVELYGVNLSFELQSIKLLLASSPSLKLMRIYYMIHDHEEAFRVSQELMRFFQVDAFTESAFKGNPAAVCLLEEEKDEKWLQLVATEFNLSETCFLTRIDLDSPNPRFHLTWFTPVAEVKLCGHATLAASHFIFSSGLVKVNVIEFMTLSGVLTARSVSMPEVSVLSQLKSDGFCTELDFPVVPLVEYTSAEVVLSAGKTVAELQPMFEKIQKLPCRGMTVTALAPSESGFDIYSRFFCPKYGIKEDPVTGSAHCALAPYWCQKLGKSDLVAYQASTRGGFIRLHLDERNQRVMLQGKAVTVMEGSLLV, translated from the exons ATGCACAAGGTGGAAACCTGGGAACGTATGGTGTCATCGGTTACACAATATTTGCAATCACTACACTTGATTGGCATGGCTTTTGACCAACTCGAAACTGTGGAATTATATGGAGTGAATCTTTCGTTTGAACTTCAGTCCATAAAGCTTTTGCTTGCATCTTCTCCTTCGCTTAAATTGATGAGAATTTATTACATGATTCATGACCATGAAGAAGCGTTCAGGGTTTCGCAAGAGTTAATGAG ATTTTTTCAGGTGGATGCATTCACAGAATCAGCGTTCAAGGGAAACCCAGCTGCAGTTTGTTTGTTAGAAGAGGAAAAAGATGAGAAATGGCTACAATTGGTGGCCACTGAGTTCAATCTCTCCGAGACATGTTTCTTGACTAGGATTGACTTGGATTCGCCTAATCCCAGGTTTCACCTCACATGGTTCACTCCTGTTGCTGAG GTTAAACTTTGTGGCCATGCAACTTTGGCGGCATCCCACTTCATCTTCTCATCTGGTTTGGTGAAAGTGAATGTGATCGAGTTCATGACACTGTCTGGAGTTTTGACTGCTAGGAGTGTTTCAATGCCTGAAGTTTCTGTATTATCACAGTTGAAAAGTGATGGTTTCTGTACAGAGTTGGATTTTCCTGTCGTGCCACTGGTTGAATATACTTCTGCTGAG GTTGTGCTCTCAGCTGGAAAGACTGTTGCAGAATTACAGCCGATGTTTGAAAAGATACAGAAACTTCCTTGCAGAGGAATGACAGTAACAGCGCTTGCTCCCTCTGAATCTGGGTTTGACATATACAGCCGCTTCTTTTGTCCTAAATATGGGATTAAGGAG GATCCTGTCACAGGCAGTGCACATTGTGCCTTGGCACCCTATTGGTGCCAAAAGCTGGGAAAAAGTGATCTTGTTGCATATCAG GCATCAACTAGAGGTGGCTTCATAAGATTACATCTAGATGAGAGGAATCAAAGGGTAATGCTCCAAGGGAAAGCTGTTACTGTGATGGAAGGTTCTCTCCTAGTTTAA
- the LOC108213169 gene encoding uncharacterized protein LOC108213169 isoform X2, with the protein MHKVETWERMVSSVTQYLQSLHLIGMAFDQLETVELYGVNLSFELQSIKLLLASSPSLKLMRIYYMIHDHEEAFRVSQELMRFFQVDAFTESAFKGNPAAVCLLEEEKDEKWLQLVATEFNLSETCFLTRIDLDSPNPRFHLTWFTPVAEVKLCGHATLAASHFIFSSGLVKVNVIEFMTLSGVLTARSVSMPEVSVLSQLKSDGFCTELDFPVVPLVEYTSAEVVLSAGKTVAELQPMFEKIQKLPCRGMTVTALAPSESGFDIYSRFFCPKYGIKEDPVTGSAHCALAPYWCQKLGKSDLVAYQYFVNSGIN; encoded by the exons ATGCACAAGGTGGAAACCTGGGAACGTATGGTGTCATCGGTTACACAATATTTGCAATCACTACACTTGATTGGCATGGCTTTTGACCAACTCGAAACTGTGGAATTATATGGAGTGAATCTTTCGTTTGAACTTCAGTCCATAAAGCTTTTGCTTGCATCTTCTCCTTCGCTTAAATTGATGAGAATTTATTACATGATTCATGACCATGAAGAAGCGTTCAGGGTTTCGCAAGAGTTAATGAG ATTTTTTCAGGTGGATGCATTCACAGAATCAGCGTTCAAGGGAAACCCAGCTGCAGTTTGTTTGTTAGAAGAGGAAAAAGATGAGAAATGGCTACAATTGGTGGCCACTGAGTTCAATCTCTCCGAGACATGTTTCTTGACTAGGATTGACTTGGATTCGCCTAATCCCAGGTTTCACCTCACATGGTTCACTCCTGTTGCTGAG GTTAAACTTTGTGGCCATGCAACTTTGGCGGCATCCCACTTCATCTTCTCATCTGGTTTGGTGAAAGTGAATGTGATCGAGTTCATGACACTGTCTGGAGTTTTGACTGCTAGGAGTGTTTCAATGCCTGAAGTTTCTGTATTATCACAGTTGAAAAGTGATGGTTTCTGTACAGAGTTGGATTTTCCTGTCGTGCCACTGGTTGAATATACTTCTGCTGAG GTTGTGCTCTCAGCTGGAAAGACTGTTGCAGAATTACAGCCGATGTTTGAAAAGATACAGAAACTTCCTTGCAGAGGAATGACAGTAACAGCGCTTGCTCCCTCTGAATCTGGGTTTGACATATACAGCCGCTTCTTTTGTCCTAAATATGGGATTAAGGAG GATCCTGTCACAGGCAGTGCACATTGTGCCTTGGCACCCTATTGGTGCCAAAAGCTGGGAAAAAGTGATCTTGTTGCATATCAG TATTTCGTGAATTCAGGCATCAACTAG
- the LOC108213169 gene encoding uncharacterized protein LOC108213169 isoform X3, whose protein sequence is MRGIKGNAPKESCYCDGRFSPSLNMEVDAFTESAFKGNPAAVCLLEEEKDEKWLQLVATEFNLSETCFLTRIDLDSPNPRFHLTWFTPVAEVKLCGHATLAASHFIFSSGLVKVNVIEFMTLSGVLTARSVSMPEVSVLSQLKSDGFCTELDFPVVPLVEYTSAEVVLSAGKTVAELQPMFEKIQKLPCRGMTVTALAPSESGFDIYSRFFCPKYGIKEDPVTGSAHCALAPYWCQKLGKSDLVAYQASTRGGFIRLHLDERNQRVMLQGKAVTVMEGSLLV, encoded by the exons ATGAGAGGAATCAAGGGTAATGCTCCAAAGGAAAGTTGTTATTGTGATGGAAGGTTCTCTCCTAGTTTAAATATGGAG GTGGATGCATTCACAGAATCAGCGTTCAAGGGAAACCCAGCTGCAGTTTGTTTGTTAGAAGAGGAAAAAGATGAGAAATGGCTACAATTGGTGGCCACTGAGTTCAATCTCTCCGAGACATGTTTCTTGACTAGGATTGACTTGGATTCGCCTAATCCCAGGTTTCACCTCACATGGTTCACTCCTGTTGCTGAG GTTAAACTTTGTGGCCATGCAACTTTGGCGGCATCCCACTTCATCTTCTCATCTGGTTTGGTGAAAGTGAATGTGATCGAGTTCATGACACTGTCTGGAGTTTTGACTGCTAGGAGTGTTTCAATGCCTGAAGTTTCTGTATTATCACAGTTGAAAAGTGATGGTTTCTGTACAGAGTTGGATTTTCCTGTCGTGCCACTGGTTGAATATACTTCTGCTGAG GTTGTGCTCTCAGCTGGAAAGACTGTTGCAGAATTACAGCCGATGTTTGAAAAGATACAGAAACTTCCTTGCAGAGGAATGACAGTAACAGCGCTTGCTCCCTCTGAATCTGGGTTTGACATATACAGCCGCTTCTTTTGTCCTAAATATGGGATTAAGGAG GATCCTGTCACAGGCAGTGCACATTGTGCCTTGGCACCCTATTGGTGCCAAAAGCTGGGAAAAAGTGATCTTGTTGCATATCAG GCATCAACTAGAGGTGGCTTCATAAGATTACATCTAGATGAGAGGAATCAAAGGGTAATGCTCCAAGGGAAAGCTGTTACTGTGATGGAAGGTTCTCTCCTAGTTTAA
- the LOC108213167 gene encoding uncharacterized protein LOC108213167, which translates to MHQHLVFDDLFFNRLSQRFPSRSRETKLYEFSRTVSSSLLFRSGLILKFVLCIPHDLFLHLYLDIDIWMKNITNNGVREVQLHNRTLSAYKIPSYLFSCSELTHLILSCCMFTQPRKFEDFRNLITVLLVGVIITTDITFGAQLTDLHLQRCIGIEHLGCQYKYYINLTFLSITHCGEIDGQWFGCTRKVIDSVLMLYGAAKSIVDLEELVDNMPRIRTLHLDGSFLKFFLLGMKDLRSSLVNEVPPSIHNCRDYMEVTSRIGRFVLEVNVEPYELLGIVYFVVAESETLFVALEREIFFWVY; encoded by the exons ATGCACCAACACCTAGTTTTTGATGACCTTTTCTTCAACCGGCTTTCTCAGAGGTTTCCTTCCAGAAGTAGAGAAACTAAACTATATGAATTCTCAAGAACCGTCAGCAGTAGTCTTTTATTTCGTAGTGGTCTAATATTGAAGTTTGTTCTTTGCATTCCTCATGATTTGTTTCTTCATCTCTATTTAGATATAGATATTTGGATgaaaaacataacaaacaaTGGAGTTAGGGAAGTGCAACTTCATAATCGTACATTGAGTGCATACAAAATACCATCTTATTTGTTTTCCTGTTCAGAGTTGACTCATTTGATTCTAAGTTGTTGTATGTTCACACAACCCCGGAAATTTGAAGACTTCCGTAATCTGATTACTGTTTTGCTTGTGGGTGTCATAATTACAACTGACATAACATTTGGGGCTCAACTTACTGACCTACATTTGCAACGTTGCATTGGGATTGAACATTTGGGAtgtcaatataaatattatatcaatctCACTTTTCTGAGTATCACCCATTGTGGGGAAATTGATGGGCAATGGTTTGGATGCACCCGAAAGGTGATTGATTCTGTTCTCATGTTATATGGAGCGGCAAAGAGCATTGTGGATTTGGAAGAGCTAGTTGACAATATGCCTAGAATCCGTACTCTTCATCTTGATGGCTCTTTTCTTAAG TTTTTTCTACTGGGTATGAAAGACTTGCGGTCCTCTCT AGTTAATGAGGTTCCCCCGAGCATCCACAACTGCAGAGATTATATGGAAGTAACTAGCCGTATTGGTAGGTTCGTTTTGGAAGTTAATGTTGAACCATATGAACTCCTTGGGATTGTTTATTTTGTGGTTGCAGAATCAGAGACCCTTTTTGTTGCTCTTGAACGCGAGATCTTTTTCTGGGTTTATTAA
- the LOC108210732 gene encoding uncharacterized protein LOC108210732, which yields MATPDVMQAEKNFHFIDHPNGENVKPREMSIEKKIDLLEGLTGNVSNRRTRRWINDRLLMELVPRLNAEEIRGLFAPPPWGDEVPVSAFCMTNGGEWDKFRNIDMDKEIKVIETLGGSSSKKKGRVDVDKMAVLAAWHRVNCRTREALRRSFLAELIESYEACLRVFIEEGLDGDVLVLHVKDPFHRMLLHGVCEFYDLVSVTDTESDTEPMKPTKIKKKKAGSVQPPKITLCNFLKMAKEGNW from the exons ATGGCCACTCCAGATGTCATGCAAGCAGAGAAAAACTTTCACTTTATTGATCATCCCAATG GGGAAAATGTGAAACCTAGAGAGATGTCAATCGAGAAAAAGATTGATCTGCTGGAAGGCTTGACTGGAAAT GTCAGCAACCGACGAACTCGCAGGTGGATAAATGATCGTCTGTTGATGGAGCTTGTTCCTCGTTTGAATGCAGAGGAAATTAGAGGCTTGTTTGCGCCACCACCTTGGG GTGATGAGGTACCAGTTTCAGCATTTTGCATGACAAATGGAGGGGAGTGGGACAAGTTCAGAAATATTGACATGGACAAAGAG ATTAAAGTAATCGAAACCCTTGGAGGCTCTTCTTCAAAAAAGAAAGGTCGTGTGGATGTTGATAAGATGGCTGTTTTGGCTGCATGGCACAGAGTAAACTGTCGCACTAGAGAAGCACTCCGACGTAGCTTCCTTGCTGAGCTAATTGAGAGCTATGAG GCATGTCTGAGGGTTTTCATTGAGGAGGGTCTTGACGGAGATGTTCTTGTGCTACATGTTAAAGACCCTTTCCATAGGATGCTACTTCACGGTGTTTGTGAG TTCTATGACTTGGTGTCTGTGACAGACACCGAATCAGACACAGAGCCGATGAAGCCCACAAAGATCAAGAAAAAGAAAGCAGGCTCTGTCCAACCACCGAAAATCACCCTCTGCAACTTCCTGAAAATGGCAAAGGAAGGAAACTGGTAA
- the LOC108213169 gene encoding uncharacterized protein LOC108213169 isoform X4, which yields MTKKQVKYCVVDAFTESAFKGNPAAVCLLEEEKDEKWLQLVATEFNLSETCFLTRIDLDSPNPRFHLTWFTPVAEVKLCGHATLAASHFIFSSGLVKVNVIEFMTLSGVLTARSVSMPEVSVLSQLKSDGFCTELDFPVVPLVEYTSAEVVLSAGKTVAELQPMFEKIQKLPCRGMTVTALAPSESGFDIYSRFFCPKYGIKEDPVTGSAHCALAPYWCQKLGKSDLVAYQASTRGGFIRLHLDERNQRVMLQGKAVTVMEGSLLV from the exons ATGACGAAGAAGCAAGTGAAGTACTGTGTG GTGGATGCATTCACAGAATCAGCGTTCAAGGGAAACCCAGCTGCAGTTTGTTTGTTAGAAGAGGAAAAAGATGAGAAATGGCTACAATTGGTGGCCACTGAGTTCAATCTCTCCGAGACATGTTTCTTGACTAGGATTGACTTGGATTCGCCTAATCCCAGGTTTCACCTCACATGGTTCACTCCTGTTGCTGAG GTTAAACTTTGTGGCCATGCAACTTTGGCGGCATCCCACTTCATCTTCTCATCTGGTTTGGTGAAAGTGAATGTGATCGAGTTCATGACACTGTCTGGAGTTTTGACTGCTAGGAGTGTTTCAATGCCTGAAGTTTCTGTATTATCACAGTTGAAAAGTGATGGTTTCTGTACAGAGTTGGATTTTCCTGTCGTGCCACTGGTTGAATATACTTCTGCTGAG GTTGTGCTCTCAGCTGGAAAGACTGTTGCAGAATTACAGCCGATGTTTGAAAAGATACAGAAACTTCCTTGCAGAGGAATGACAGTAACAGCGCTTGCTCCCTCTGAATCTGGGTTTGACATATACAGCCGCTTCTTTTGTCCTAAATATGGGATTAAGGAG GATCCTGTCACAGGCAGTGCACATTGTGCCTTGGCACCCTATTGGTGCCAAAAGCTGGGAAAAAGTGATCTTGTTGCATATCAG GCATCAACTAGAGGTGGCTTCATAAGATTACATCTAGATGAGAGGAATCAAAGGGTAATGCTCCAAGGGAAAGCTGTTACTGTGATGGAAGGTTCTCTCCTAGTTTAA